The Gemmatimonadales bacterium genome has a segment encoding these proteins:
- a CDS encoding MBL fold metallo-hydrolase, giving the protein MEPEVVTLTNGAFAENCYLVADPDSGDAAIVDPGEEAGLFLARLRHERWTLRAVWLTHAHVDHVAGVAAVRAALDVPVFLHPADRALYDGVPAQAAMFGLDTAPPPAPDHAFAEGETVSAGACRFRVLHTPGHTPGGVSLVGHGMAFVGDTLFAGSIGRTDLPGGDLRALIESVHLKLFVLPDETVVHSGHGPATTIAAEKRGNPFVRLVPGINACQKCGFPVRGKPWGCKNPCPNCGHVYPLGDCSD; this is encoded by the coding sequence GTGGAGCCCGAAGTCGTCACGCTGACTAACGGCGCGTTCGCCGAGAACTGCTATCTGGTGGCGGATCCCGACAGCGGCGACGCCGCGATCGTGGATCCGGGCGAGGAGGCGGGCCTGTTCCTCGCCCGGCTGCGCCACGAGCGGTGGACGCTCCGCGCCGTGTGGCTCACCCACGCCCACGTGGACCACGTCGCCGGCGTCGCGGCCGTCCGCGCCGCACTCGACGTGCCGGTGTTCCTCCACCCCGCCGACCGCGCCCTGTACGACGGCGTGCCGGCCCAGGCCGCGATGTTCGGGCTGGACACGGCCCCGCCCCCGGCGCCGGACCACGCGTTCGCGGAGGGCGAGACGGTGTCTGCCGGCGCGTGCCGGTTCCGGGTCCTCCACACGCCCGGGCACACGCCCGGCGGCGTCAGCCTGGTGGGGCACGGGATGGCGTTCGTGGGCGACACCCTGTTCGCGGGCTCCATCGGCCGAACCGACCTGCCGGGCGGCGACCTGCGGGCGCTGATCGAGTCCGTGCACCTCAAGCTGTTCGTGCTGCCCGACGAGACCGTCGTCCATTCCGGCCACGGGCCGGCAACGACCATCGCGGCCGAGAAGCGGGGGAATCCGTTCGTGCGGCTGGTGCCCGGGATCAACGCCTGCCAGAAGTGCGGCTTCCCCGTCCGCGGGAAGCCGTGGGGCTGCAAGAACCCGTGCCCCAACTGCGGGCACGTGTACCCGCTCGGTGACTGCTCCGACTAG
- a CDS encoding Rrf2 family transcriptional regulator: MRVTTWAEYGLIVSLHLARRTGQGPVAAREMAEKEKLPADYVEQILLRLRRAGLVESVRGARGGYLLSRQPSEVTVKDVLDASEHGTFEVNCECHPVDSERCTTENSCAIRPVWQLLQQRIDETLGSIRLADLLHEESEVRSLVGNGVVTV, translated from the coding sequence ATGCGCGTTACGACATGGGCGGAGTATGGCCTCATCGTGAGCCTGCATCTCGCCAGGCGCACCGGGCAGGGTCCCGTCGCGGCACGTGAGATGGCCGAGAAGGAAAAGCTGCCGGCCGACTACGTCGAGCAGATTCTGCTGCGGCTGCGCCGCGCCGGCCTCGTCGAGTCCGTGCGCGGAGCGCGGGGCGGGTACCTTCTGTCCCGTCAGCCTTCCGAGGTGACGGTCAAGGATGTGCTCGACGCCTCCGAGCATGGCACGTTCGAGGTCAACTGCGAGTGCCATCCGGTGGACTCGGAGCGGTGCACGACCGAGAACTCCTGCGCCATCCGGCCCGTCTGGCAGCTGCTCCAGCAGCGCATCGACGAGACGCTGGGCTCGATCCGCCTCGCCGACCTGCTGCACGAGGAGTCGGAAGTCCGCTCGCTCGTCGGCAACGGGGTCGTCACCGTCTGA
- the trxB gene encoding thioredoxin-disulfide reductase yields the protein MNEYDLIIVGAGPAGLTGALYAGRSMLRTVVLEKGVPGGELLNTDLIEDYPGFESVRGCDLAEKMSAHALKFGAELVTDGVAAVEKQADGRFLVATESGTSYRAPMVLLTAGGTPTKLGVPGEIEFAGKGVSYCAVCDGHFFRGEVLAVVGGGDAATEEAGFLTRYATKVYLIHRRDQLRASKIIQQRLFENPKIEVVWDTVVERIEGEGGAVRWLALRNVKTGATSALQVGGVFVFVGFRPNTGLVRGHVDHDAGGYLVTDEVMMTSIPGLFAAGDVRAQLTRQVTTAVGDATTAVIAATRYLAEWKERQGARGARSRHAD from the coding sequence ATGAACGAGTACGATCTCATCATCGTCGGCGCCGGGCCCGCGGGCCTCACCGGAGCGCTGTACGCGGGCCGGTCCATGCTCCGCACCGTGGTGCTGGAGAAGGGTGTGCCCGGCGGCGAGCTGCTGAACACCGACCTGATCGAGGACTACCCCGGGTTCGAGTCGGTGCGAGGCTGCGACCTCGCCGAGAAGATGAGCGCGCACGCGTTGAAATTCGGCGCCGAGCTGGTGACCGACGGCGTGGCGGCGGTCGAGAAGCAGGCCGACGGCCGGTTCCTGGTGGCGACGGAGAGCGGCACGTCGTATCGCGCCCCGATGGTGCTGCTCACCGCCGGCGGGACGCCGACCAAGCTCGGCGTGCCGGGCGAGATCGAGTTCGCCGGAAAGGGCGTGTCCTACTGCGCGGTGTGCGACGGCCACTTCTTCCGGGGCGAGGTGCTCGCGGTGGTGGGCGGCGGCGACGCCGCCACCGAGGAGGCCGGGTTCCTCACTCGCTACGCCACCAAGGTGTACCTGATCCACCGCCGTGACCAGCTGCGCGCGTCGAAGATCATCCAGCAGCGGCTGTTCGAGAACCCGAAGATCGAGGTCGTCTGGGACACCGTCGTGGAGCGGATCGAGGGCGAAGGCGGCGCGGTCCGGTGGCTCGCCCTGCGCAACGTGAAGACCGGCGCGACGTCGGCGCTCCAGGTCGGGGGCGTCTTCGTGTTCGTCGGCTTCCGTCCCAACACGGGTCTGGTGCGCGGGCACGTCGACCACGACGCGGGCGGCTACCTCGTCACCGACGAGGTGATGATGACGTCGATCCCCGGCCTGTTCGCCGCGGGCGACGTGCGGGCGCAGCTGACGCGTCAGGTCACGACGGCGGTCGGCGACGCCACCACGGCCGTGATCGCGGCGACCCGGTACCTGGCGGAATGGAAGGAGCGGCAGGGGGCGCGTGGAGCCCGAAGTCGTCACGCTGACTAA
- a CDS encoding SDR family oxidoreductase, whose protein sequence is MDLRGRNALVTGAGQRVGRAIAYGLIRRGVNVAIHYLRSERGAKATMMEGEVAGVRVAMLKADLSDAAAAEALPARAAQALGGPLDIAVLSAAVMERRPVEQVTPADWDRAMDLNLRGTFFAAKGAAAAMGERGGAVVALADLSSFRPWRHYPVHSVSKAGVVALTELLAKSLAPRIRVNAVAPGAVLLPEAWGEEERAKLVASTPLGRLGTPDDVVRAVLFLLENDYVTGTTLVVDGGRLLR, encoded by the coding sequence GTGGACCTCCGCGGCCGCAACGCGCTGGTGACCGGAGCCGGCCAGCGGGTCGGCCGCGCGATCGCGTACGGTCTGATCCGCCGCGGGGTGAACGTCGCCATCCACTACCTCCGCTCCGAACGCGGCGCCAAGGCCACCATGATGGAGGGCGAGGTGGCCGGCGTGCGGGTCGCGATGCTGAAGGCCGACCTGAGCGACGCCGCCGCCGCCGAAGCGCTGCCCGCCCGGGCCGCGCAGGCGCTGGGCGGTCCGCTCGACATCGCGGTGCTGAGCGCCGCGGTGATGGAGCGCCGGCCCGTGGAGCAGGTGACCCCGGCCGACTGGGACCGCGCGATGGACCTCAACCTCCGCGGCACCTTCTTCGCCGCCAAGGGCGCGGCGGCGGCGATGGGCGAGCGCGGCGGCGCCGTGGTGGCGCTGGCCGACCTGTCGTCGTTCCGGCCGTGGCGGCACTATCCGGTGCACTCGGTCAGCAAGGCCGGCGTGGTGGCCCTCACCGAGCTGCTGGCCAAGAGCCTCGCGCCGCGGATCCGCGTCAACGCCGTCGCGCCGGGTGCGGTGCTCCTGCCCGAGGCGTGGGGCGAGGAGGAGCGGGCCAAGCTCGTCGCCTCCACGCCGCTCGGCCGGCTGGGCACGCCCGACGACGTGGTGCGCGCCGTGCTCTTCCTCCTGGAGAACGACTACGTGACCGGCACGACGCTCGTGGTGGACGGGGGGCGGCTGCTCCGGTGA
- a CDS encoding aspartate ammonia-lyase has protein sequence MATRIEKDPLGDLPVPADAYWGVQTERARQNFPISGLKPLAAFVDAVIWIKRAAAATHRETGRLEARLADAIARAADEVLAGRHRDQFVVDVYQAGAGTSHNMNCNEVLANRANELLGGKRGEYQPVHPNDHVNMAQSTNDVIPTAIRLAALARLEPLLGALDGLAGALEAKGREFDGIVKSGRTHLQDATPIRLGQEFAAYGHTIRRNRARLARAADDLRDLGIGGTAVGTGLNAEPRYPELMVRQLRALTGLDLRVGVDRVQLMQSMGDVAAFSGAVRALAVDLNKIANDLRLLASGPRTGLAEIALPAVQPGSSIMPGKVNPSIAEMVNQVCFQVLGNDQTVALACEAGQLELNVMMPVIAHNLVFALEILAAAVRVLADRCVVGITADAAMCAHWLERSPALVTALAPKIGYAEAAKLAKESLAKGATVRRLVEEKGVLKGKELDQVLDYRRMTEIGVPGSD, from the coding sequence ATGGCAACCCGGATCGAGAAGGACCCCCTCGGTGATCTCCCAGTCCCGGCCGACGCCTACTGGGGCGTGCAGACCGAGCGCGCGCGCCAGAACTTCCCCATTTCCGGCCTGAAGCCGCTCGCCGCGTTCGTGGACGCCGTGATCTGGATCAAGCGCGCCGCGGCGGCGACCCACCGGGAGACGGGCCGCCTCGAGGCGCGCCTCGCCGACGCGATCGCGCGCGCGGCCGACGAGGTGCTGGCGGGCCGGCACCGCGACCAGTTCGTGGTGGACGTCTACCAGGCCGGGGCCGGCACCTCGCACAACATGAACTGCAACGAGGTGCTCGCGAACCGGGCCAACGAGCTGCTGGGAGGGAAGCGGGGCGAGTACCAGCCGGTGCACCCCAACGACCACGTCAACATGGCGCAGAGCACCAACGACGTGATCCCGACCGCCATCCGCCTGGCGGCGCTCGCCCGCCTGGAGCCGCTCCTCGGGGCGCTCGACGGCCTCGCCGGCGCCCTCGAGGCGAAGGGCCGTGAGTTCGACGGGATCGTCAAGTCGGGGCGCACCCACCTGCAGGACGCCACCCCGATCCGGCTCGGCCAGGAGTTCGCCGCCTACGGTCACACCATCCGGCGCAACCGCGCCCGGCTGGCGCGGGCGGCCGACGACCTCAGGGACCTCGGCATCGGCGGCACGGCGGTCGGCACCGGCTTGAACGCCGAGCCGCGCTACCCCGAGCTGATGGTCCGGCAGCTGCGCGCGCTCACCGGGCTGGACCTCCGGGTGGGCGTGGACCGCGTGCAGCTGATGCAGTCGATGGGCGACGTGGCCGCCTTCTCCGGCGCCGTGCGCGCGCTGGCGGTGGACCTCAACAAGATCGCCAACGACCTGCGACTGCTGGCGTCGGGCCCGCGCACCGGCCTGGCGGAGATCGCGCTGCCGGCGGTCCAGCCGGGGTCGAGCATCATGCCGGGGAAGGTGAATCCCAGCATCGCGGAGATGGTCAACCAGGTCTGCTTCCAGGTGCTGGGCAACGACCAGACCGTGGCGCTCGCCTGCGAGGCGGGGCAGCTCGAGCTCAACGTGATGATGCCGGTCATCGCGCACAACCTGGTATTTGCGCTGGAGATCCTGGCCGCGGCCGTCCGGGTCCTGGCCGACCGTTGCGTGGTGGGGATCACGGCCGACGCGGCGATGTGCGCCCACTGGCTGGAGCGCAGCCCCGCCCTGGTGACGGCGCTGGCGCCGAAGATCGGTTACGCCGAGGCCGCGAAGCTCGCCAAGGAGTCGCTGGCGAAGGGTGCCACCGTGCGGCGGCTGGTGGAGGAGAAGGGCGTGCTGAAGGGGAAGGAGCTCGACCAGGTGCTCGACTACCGGAGGATGACGGAGATCGGAGTACCGGGGTCAGACTAG
- a CDS encoding DUF309 domain-containing protein, which produces MRAGVALFNAGRFWQAHEALEVVWRQAAPPERSLWQGLIQAAAAMLHRERGNRHGVEVQGRAAIAKLRGPSPDGFPVETVRFLQGLAACVEGGGPVPLMELIEASAGGRTARQSRES; this is translated from the coding sequence GTGCGCGCCGGCGTCGCGCTGTTCAACGCCGGTCGCTTCTGGCAGGCGCACGAGGCGCTCGAAGTCGTGTGGCGGCAGGCGGCGCCGCCGGAGCGGTCACTCTGGCAGGGACTGATCCAGGCCGCCGCGGCGATGCTGCATCGCGAGCGCGGCAACCGTCACGGGGTCGAAGTGCAGGGCCGCGCGGCGATTGCGAAGCTGCGGGGGCCGTCCCCGGACGGCTTTCCCGTGGAAACGGTCCGCTTCCTGCAAGGTCTCGCCGCCTGCGTGGAAGGGGGCGGGCCGGTCCCGCTCATGGAACTCATCGAGGCGTCCGCCGGCGGGCGGACCGCGAGGCAGAGCAGGGAATCATGA
- a CDS encoding glycosyltransferase codes for MPDGLRVSVLIPVYNERFLVAESIRRVLAVRDPAIREIEVIVVDDGSTDGTRDVLRRLAAEHPAIRYIEQERNRGKGAALRTAIAHASGDVCVAHDADLEYHPDDLAKLVQPFLKEQADAVFGSRFLPGDYRRVLLFYHSLGNRVLTTLVNLLTNLNLSDMETCYKMVRTKLLKSLPLRYDDFRIEPELTIKLAKRGAVIFEAPIRYAGRTYAEGKKIGWRDGVLALGAILRGALIDDLYLNDPYGAHILHSLSRARRFSHWMSDVIRPWVGRAVLEVGAGIGNLTVHLVPRDHYRATDINPDYLDYLENFAVGKPYLEVGELRAEDEAGFAAQAGRFDTVLCLNVLEHLDDPVPVLRNFRSALAPGGHAIVLVPQGPRRYNSLDRALGHRLRYTRDRLRAVATEAGFEVEALLDFNRAAVPGWHVNGWMRRTSFSRIQLKLYDSMVWLARPLDRFLPWRGLSLVAICRKP; via the coding sequence GTGCCTGACGGTCTCAGGGTTTCCGTCCTCATCCCCGTCTACAACGAGCGCTTCCTGGTGGCGGAGTCCATCCGCCGCGTGCTCGCCGTGCGCGACCCGGCCATCCGGGAAATCGAGGTGATCGTCGTCGACGACGGCTCGACCGACGGAACCCGGGACGTGCTGCGGCGCCTGGCCGCGGAGCACCCGGCCATCCGCTACATCGAGCAGGAGCGCAACCGGGGCAAGGGAGCGGCGCTGCGCACCGCGATCGCCCACGCAAGCGGCGACGTGTGCGTCGCGCATGACGCGGACCTCGAGTATCACCCGGACGATCTGGCGAAGCTGGTGCAGCCGTTCCTCAAGGAGCAGGCCGACGCGGTGTTCGGCTCGCGCTTCCTGCCGGGCGACTACCGCCGCGTGCTGCTCTTCTACCACAGCCTGGGCAACCGGGTCCTCACCACCCTCGTGAACCTGCTCACCAACCTCAACCTGAGCGACATGGAGACCTGCTACAAGATGGTCCGCACCAAGTTGCTCAAGTCCCTGCCGCTGCGATACGACGACTTCCGCATCGAGCCCGAGCTGACGATCAAGCTGGCCAAGCGCGGCGCGGTCATCTTCGAAGCCCCGATCCGGTACGCCGGCCGCACCTACGCCGAGGGCAAGAAGATCGGCTGGCGCGACGGGGTGCTGGCGCTCGGCGCCATCCTGCGCGGCGCGCTGATCGACGACCTCTACCTCAACGACCCGTACGGCGCGCACATCCTCCACAGTCTCTCGCGGGCGCGCAGGTTCTCGCACTGGATGAGCGACGTGATCCGGCCGTGGGTCGGGCGCGCGGTGCTGGAGGTGGGCGCGGGCATCGGCAATCTCACGGTGCACCTGGTGCCGCGCGACCACTACCGCGCCACCGACATCAACCCGGACTACCTCGACTACCTGGAGAACTTCGCGGTCGGCAAGCCGTACCTCGAAGTCGGTGAGCTGCGGGCGGAGGACGAGGCGGGTTTCGCGGCGCAGGCGGGCCGCTTCGACACGGTGCTCTGCCTCAACGTGCTCGAGCACCTCGACGACCCGGTGCCGGTGCTGCGGAACTTCCGCAGCGCGCTGGCGCCCGGCGGGCACGCCATCGTGCTGGTGCCGCAGGGCCCGCGGCGCTACAACTCGCTCGACCGCGCCCTCGGCCACCGGCTGCGCTACACCCGGGACCGGCTGCGGGCCGTCGCCACGGAGGCGGGCTTCGAGGTGGAGGCGCTGCTCGACTTCAACCGGGCCGCCGTACCCGGGTGGCACGTCAACGGATGGATGCGACGCACCAGCTTCTCCCGCATCCAGCTGAAGCTGTACGACTCCATGGTCTGGCTGGCACGGCCGCTGGACCGGTTCCTGCCCTGGCGCGGCCTCTCGCTGGTCGCGATCTGCCGGAAACCCTGA
- a CDS encoding redoxin domain-containing protein, with translation MFGASAEEPLAVGTPAPDFDLEGTGGARAHLSALLSEGPVALFFYPGDFTPGUNRQLSAVRDEQSKYQAQGVKTFGVNPASVADHEKYVAKFRFNFPLLADPEREAARAYRCLKPDGKGVVRTVYLIGRDGRVLFGKRGAPGAAEVLRVLPRTA, from the coding sequence ATGTTCGGCGCTAGTGCGGAAGAACCGCTGGCCGTCGGGACGCCGGCGCCCGATTTCGACCTGGAAGGCACCGGGGGAGCGCGCGCGCACCTGAGTGCGCTGCTGAGCGAGGGCCCCGTGGCGCTGTTCTTCTATCCCGGCGACTTCACCCCCGGCTGAAACCGCCAACTCTCCGCCGTGCGCGACGAGCAGAGCAAGTATCAGGCACAGGGCGTGAAGACGTTCGGCGTCAACCCGGCGTCGGTCGCCGATCACGAGAAGTACGTGGCCAAGTTCCGCTTCAACTTCCCCCTCCTCGCCGACCCGGAGCGCGAAGCGGCGCGGGCCTACCGCTGCCTCAAGCCGGACGGCAAGGGCGTCGTGCGCACCGTGTACCTGATCGGGCGTGACGGCCGGGTGCTGTTCGGAAAACGGGGCGCGCCCGGTGCCGCCGAGGTGCTCCGCGTGCTGCCGCGGACCGCGTGA
- a CDS encoding SDR family NAD(P)-dependent oxidoreductase: MPGLLDFTGQVVLVTGVGRVGQIGHAVAEGFGKAGARLVICDVSAVNVATRAREFVERGFECRAAAGDLTEPDVAQWAVDEAVQAYGRLDVVVNAAGGLTGVKSMLEAETAVFDREMAINVKTAYLVSRAAARVMVQQRRGAIVNFASIAAFHGRAEMVAYTAAKAGVAAMSRSLALELRDQGVRVNAVAPGTARTPENLATMGAAAVRWVDVADIVNAVLFLASGLSAGITGHVLPVSHGEV; the protein is encoded by the coding sequence ATGCCGGGCCTCCTGGATTTCACCGGCCAGGTGGTGCTGGTCACCGGGGTGGGCCGGGTCGGGCAGATCGGCCACGCCGTGGCCGAGGGCTTCGGCAAGGCCGGCGCCCGGCTGGTCATCTGCGACGTCAGCGCCGTCAACGTGGCGACCCGCGCCCGGGAGTTCGTCGAGCGGGGCTTCGAGTGCCGGGCCGCGGCGGGCGACCTGACCGAGCCGGACGTCGCCCAGTGGGCGGTGGACGAGGCCGTGCAGGCCTATGGCCGGCTGGACGTCGTGGTGAACGCGGCGGGCGGGCTCACCGGGGTGAAGTCGATGCTGGAGGCCGAGACGGCGGTGTTCGATCGCGAGATGGCCATCAACGTGAAGACGGCGTACCTGGTGTCGCGGGCCGCCGCGCGGGTGATGGTGCAGCAGCGCCGGGGGGCCATCGTGAACTTCGCCTCCATCGCCGCGTTCCACGGCCGGGCGGAGATGGTGGCGTACACGGCCGCCAAGGCCGGGGTCGCGGCCATGAGCCGGAGCCTGGCGCTGGAGCTGCGCGACCAGGGCGTCCGGGTCAACGCGGTCGCGCCCGGCACGGCGCGCACCCCCGAGAACCTGGCCACGATGGGCGCCGCCGCCGTCCGCTGGGTGGACGTCGCGGACATCGTGAACGCCGTGCTGTTCCTCGCCTCCGGCCTGTCGGCCGGCATCACGGGGCACGTCCTCCCGGTCTCGCACGGCGAGGTGTAG
- the moeB gene encoding molybdopterin-synthase adenylyltransferase MoeB: protein MSAEELQRYARHLILPEVGVEGQRRLKAARVLVVGAGGLGSPAALYLAAAGVGVLGLADFDSVEFSNLQRQILHGTSAVGTSKLASAARRLRDVNPGVELVLHEARLSSANALAVLGGYDVVLDGSDNFPTRYLVNDACALLGKPDVYGSIYRFDGQASVFWAARGPCYRCLYREPPPPELVPSCAEGGVLGVLPGIIGSLQALEALKLVLDIGETLVGRLALFDALRMRFRELALEKDPDCPLCGARPTIRELIDYEAFCGVGPAAASADDGLEVSARALKAELDAGRPVVLLDVREPFEWEICRIPGSVLMPLREVPARLTELDPAATVVTVCHTGMRSLDAAQFLRSRGIANARSLRGGVAGWAEEIDPAMARY from the coding sequence CTGAGTGCGGAGGAGTTGCAGCGGTACGCGCGTCATCTCATCCTCCCCGAGGTCGGTGTCGAGGGCCAGCGACGCCTGAAGGCGGCGCGGGTGCTCGTCGTGGGGGCCGGCGGCCTCGGGTCGCCGGCGGCGCTCTACCTCGCCGCGGCCGGCGTCGGCGTCCTGGGCCTGGCCGATTTCGACTCGGTCGAGTTCTCCAATCTCCAGCGGCAGATCCTCCACGGCACGTCGGCCGTCGGCACCTCGAAGCTCGCCTCCGCCGCCCGGCGGCTGCGCGACGTGAATCCCGGCGTGGAGCTGGTGCTGCACGAGGCGCGGCTCTCGAGCGCCAATGCGCTCGCCGTGCTCGGGGGCTACGACGTCGTCCTCGACGGCAGCGACAACTTCCCGACGCGCTACCTGGTGAACGACGCGTGCGCGTTGCTCGGCAAGCCGGACGTCTACGGCAGCATCTACCGCTTCGACGGGCAGGCGTCGGTGTTCTGGGCGGCGCGCGGACCCTGCTACCGCTGCCTGTACCGCGAGCCGCCGCCGCCCGAGCTGGTGCCTTCCTGCGCCGAGGGTGGTGTGCTCGGCGTGCTGCCGGGCATCATCGGATCGCTGCAGGCGCTGGAGGCGCTGAAGCTGGTCTTGGACATCGGCGAGACGCTGGTCGGCCGGCTGGCGCTGTTCGACGCGCTGCGGATGCGGTTCCGCGAGCTGGCGCTGGAGAAGGACCCGGACTGCCCGCTGTGCGGGGCGCGCCCGACGATCCGCGAGCTGATCGACTACGAGGCCTTCTGCGGCGTGGGGCCGGCGGCCGCCTCGGCCGACGACGGGCTCGAGGTCTCGGCGCGCGCGCTGAAGGCGGAGCTCGACGCGGGGCGGCCGGTGGTGCTGCTCGACGTGCGTGAGCCGTTCGAGTGGGAGATCTGTCGCATCCCCGGGAGCGTCCTGATGCCGCTCCGCGAAGTGCCGGCGAGGTTGACGGAGCTGGATCCCGCGGCGACGGTGGTCACCGTGTGTCACACCGGGATGCGCTCGCTCGACGCGGCGCAGTTCCTCCGCAGTCGAGGGATCGCGAACGCTCGGAGCCTGAGGGGTGGCGTGGCGGGGTGGGCGGAGGAGATCGATCCGGCGATGGCGAGGTACTGA